One stretch of Clostridia bacterium DNA includes these proteins:
- a CDS encoding endonuclease Q family protein has product MDKFFMDLHVHIGRSDSGRIIKMATAKNLTIYNVAKEAHYRKGLDIAGVVDCISPYVLEDIDFLIQDGKLLERPDGGIKYGEITLILGAEIETKEDNGRAHILTFFPYLENIKGFAKDMQDFITNIYTNSSIANISGRQLIEIVEQYGGICIPAHIFTPYKSCYGSCADRLEHIFGAGGLEKIYAVELGLSADTQMACQISELDDKSFLSNSDAHSLPKLGREYNVVELNQPTYKEVVMALKGEAGRRINANYGLDPKLGKYHRTFCIDCNRVIEQPPPVEYCPIEKEHKTVMGVMDRLYIIKDKEMGCSSNKPPYHYQVPLEYLPGVGPKTIDRLIKLFGNEMNVLHKVSQDELKGVLTEQAAQYIISSREGRLKLEVGGGGVYGRVEKLE; this is encoded by the coding sequence TTGGATAAATTTTTTATGGATCTGCATGTACATATAGGAAGATCTGATTCAGGCAGGATCATCAAGATGGCTACTGCAAAAAATTTAACTATTTATAATGTTGCAAAGGAAGCTCACTATAGGAAAGGACTGGACATTGCGGGGGTGGTGGATTGTATTTCTCCATATGTGTTGGAAGATATAGATTTTTTGATACAGGATGGAAAATTGCTGGAAAGACCTGATGGAGGAATAAAATACGGGGAAATCACCTTGATATTAGGAGCTGAAATCGAGACTAAAGAAGATAATGGGAGGGCGCATATTTTAACCTTTTTTCCCTATTTAGAGAATATCAAAGGTTTTGCCAAAGATATGCAAGATTTTATCACTAATATATATACCAACAGTTCTATAGCTAATATATCCGGCCGTCAGCTGATTGAAATTGTAGAGCAATATGGAGGTATATGTATACCTGCCCATATATTTACCCCCTATAAAAGCTGCTATGGGAGCTGTGCCGATAGATTAGAGCATATATTTGGAGCTGGTGGATTGGAAAAAATATATGCTGTTGAACTTGGATTGAGTGCTGATACTCAAATGGCATGTCAGATTTCTGAATTAGACGATAAATCATTTTTGAGCAATTCAGATGCTCATTCATTGCCGAAGTTGGGAAGAGAATATAATGTTGTGGAGTTAAATCAGCCTACATATAAGGAAGTGGTGATGGCATTGAAGGGAGAAGCCGGACGGAGAATAAATGCTAATTATGGGTTAGATCCTAAATTAGGGAAATATCATAGGACATTTTGCATTGACTGCAATAGAGTGATTGAACAGCCACCACCTGTAGAATATTGCCCTATAGAAAAGGAACATAAGACAGTTATGGGTGTGATGGATAGGCTGTATATTATCAAGGATAAAGAGATGGGATGTAGTTCAAATAAGCCACCCTATCATTATCAAGTTCCTTTAGAGTATCTGCCCGGTGTGGGGCCAAAAACCATTGATAGACTGATTAAACTCTTTGGAAATGAGATGAATGTACTACATAAAGTGTCTCAGGATGAGCTGAAGGGTGTGTTGACAGAACAGGCTGCTCAATATATTATATCATCCAGGGAAGGGAGACTAAAGTTAGAAGTAGGGGGAGGGGGAGTATATGGAAGAGTAGAGAAGCTAGAGTAA
- a CDS encoding MtnX-like HAD-IB family phosphatase, whose translation MSKAILCDFDGTIVDKDIINGILDKFADKKWRYYEDLWEQGKVGSTQSVEKQIALMKGTEDQVIEYINKIMKPDPYFSDFVKMCDKKGIELAIVSDGLDIYIKEFLKNYEMDIRYFTNKLEFEDDGPKVTCPNLNEKCGWCCTCKFNIVNKYKAAYDKVYYVGDGLTDKHASQVADVVFAKKKLIDICEQQNIEYIEFDDFKDIIDYFDEDMYEECIG comes from the coding sequence ATGAGCAAAGCAATACTATGTGATTTTGACGGTACAATAGTAGATAAAGACATAATAAATGGGATTCTAGATAAATTTGCCGATAAAAAATGGAGATATTATGAAGATCTCTGGGAGCAGGGTAAAGTAGGTTCTACCCAAAGTGTAGAAAAACAAATAGCCTTGATGAAGGGAACGGAAGATCAGGTTATTGAATATATAAATAAAATAATGAAGCCAGACCCCTATTTTTCAGATTTTGTAAAAATGTGTGACAAAAAAGGTATAGAACTTGCTATTGTAAGTGATGGTCTAGATATATACATAAAGGAATTTTTAAAAAATTATGAGATGGATATAAGATACTTTACAAATAAGTTGGAGTTTGAGGATGATGGACCAAAAGTTACTTGCCCTAATCTTAATGAAAAATGTGGGTGGTGTTGTACTTGTAAGTTTAATATAGTCAATAAATATAAAGCTGCCTATGATAAAGTTTATTATGTAGGGGATGGATTGACAGATAAACATGCCAGCCAGGTGGCAGATGTAGTATTTGCAAAGAAAAAATTGATTGATATCTGTGAACAGCAGAATATTGAATATATCGAATTTGATGATTTTAAGGATATAATTGATTATTTTGATGAGGACATGTATGAAGAATGTATAGGATAG
- the argB gene encoding acetylglutamate kinase, translating to MEESDMSSHIQKANILIEALPYIQRLSGKTIVIKYGGNAMINEELKEMVMQDITLLKYVGVNPIIIHGGGPDINSVLEKLNIQSEFHNGLRVTNKKIMDVAQMVLAGKVNKDIVSRINNLGGKAIGICGKDANLIEVEKQGKIDGVDLGFVGKIKNINNKILQLLSRDEYIPVVAPIGTGPDGQSYNINADTVAGDVAASLKAEKLIFLTDTDGIREVPDRPDSLISVITIEKVYKLIDKGIINGGMIPKVMGCIEAIKKGVNKTHILNGTIPHPILLEIFTDKGIGTMVIE from the coding sequence ATGGAGGAATCAGATATGTCCAGTCATATTCAAAAAGCAAATATACTCATTGAAGCATTGCCATATATACAACGTTTAAGTGGAAAAACTATCGTGATAAAATACGGTGGAAATGCCATGATAAATGAAGAATTAAAGGAAATGGTCATGCAGGATATCACCCTACTAAAATATGTAGGAGTAAACCCCATAATCATTCATGGTGGAGGTCCTGACATCAACAGCGTATTAGAAAAATTAAATATACAATCGGAATTTCATAATGGTTTAAGGGTCACAAATAAAAAAATCATGGATGTTGCACAGATGGTGCTGGCAGGTAAAGTAAACAAAGATATAGTATCAAGAATCAATAATCTTGGTGGAAAAGCTATAGGCATATGTGGAAAAGATGCTAATTTGATTGAAGTGGAAAAACAGGGAAAAATAGACGGTGTAGACTTAGGCTTTGTAGGCAAAATAAAAAATATAAATAACAAAATACTTCAGCTGCTGAGCCGCGATGAATATATACCGGTGGTAGCCCCTATAGGCACAGGTCCTGATGGCCAAAGTTATAATATAAATGCAGATACTGTAGCCGGCGATGTAGCAGCATCTCTGAAAGCTGAAAAGCTTATTTTTCTCACTGATACCGACGGCATAAGGGAAGTACCCGATCGTCCCGATTCCCTTATATCTGTGATCACTATTGAAAAAGTATATAAATTGATAGATAAAGGTATAATCAATGGGGGCATGATTCCTAAAGTAATGGGCTGTATAGAAGCGATAAAAAAAGGAGTTAATAAAACTCATATATTAAACGGCACAATCCCCCATCCTATATTGTTGGAAATATTTACAGATAAAGGAATAGGCACCATGGTAATAGAATAA
- the argC gene encoding N-acetyl-gamma-glutamyl-phosphate reductase produces the protein MIKASIIGATGYSGMELVRLLYTHPKVSIYKLVSKTYKDKHFSNIYPNFKNILDIKCSQMDIQDIGINSDVIFTCLPHGISQQVIKKLYKYNKVIIDLSGDFRYDNGNLYKEWYGIKHECPDILANAVYGLPELYRNKIKKACLIGNPGCYPTSSILGIAPLALNKLIDNKNIIIDSKSGATGAGRSVSQAMHFCECDENFKAYKVASHRHTSEIEQEISKMLNIDTVLSFTPHLLPIKRGILTTIYCNLMEDMSSQQIINLYRDFFQKEPFVRIYENDSFPELKNVVYSNFCDIGIKVDDRTNKVIIISTIDNLVKGAAGQAVQNMNIIFGFEETCGLKLPAAYI, from the coding sequence ATGATAAAAGCAAGTATTATAGGTGCGACAGGCTATTCAGGAATGGAATTGGTGAGATTGCTGTATACACATCCTAAAGTATCCATATACAAGCTGGTCTCAAAAACTTATAAAGATAAACATTTTTCAAATATATACCCTAATTTTAAGAACATACTGGATATAAAATGCAGTCAAATGGATATACAGGATATTGGAATAAATTCTGATGTGATTTTTACCTGTCTGCCCCATGGCATATCACAGCAGGTGATTAAAAAGCTATATAAATATAATAAGGTAATAATAGATTTGAGTGGAGACTTCAGATACGACAATGGGAATTTGTATAAAGAATGGTATGGGATAAAACATGAATGTCCCGATATTTTAGCCAACGCTGTTTACGGACTTCCGGAACTTTACAGAAACAAAATAAAAAAAGCATGTTTGATAGGCAATCCAGGCTGCTATCCAACTTCATCTATACTCGGAATTGCCCCACTGGCATTGAATAAATTGATAGACAATAAAAACATAATAATAGATTCAAAGTCAGGTGCCACAGGTGCTGGAAGATCAGTATCTCAAGCCATGCATTTTTGTGAGTGTGATGAAAACTTTAAAGCATACAAGGTAGCATCCCATAGACATACATCGGAAATTGAACAAGAAATAAGCAAGATGTTGAATATAGATACAGTTCTTTCATTCACCCCTCACTTATTGCCTATTAAAAGAGGGATATTGACAACAATCTATTGTAATCTGATGGAAGATATGTCTTCCCAACAAATAATAAATCTATATAGGGATTTCTTCCAAAAAGAGCCTTTTGTAAGGATTTATGAAAATGATAGTTTCCCAGAATTAAAAAATGTGGTCTATTCTAATTTTTGTGATATAGGGATAAAAGTGGATGACAGGACAAATAAGGTAATAATCATTTCTACCATCGATAATCTAGTAAAAGGTGCTGCCGGACAGGCGGTTCAGAACATGAACATTATTTTTGGTTTTGAGGAAACATGCGGGCTAAAATTACCTGCAGCATATATTTAA
- a CDS encoding cation diffusion facilitator family transporter, translating to MEYHHDHKSIKNIKVAFMLNFTFTIVEIIGGLLTNSMAILSDALHDFGDSISLGIAWYLENFSRKKPDQRYTYGYARFSLLAALINSLVLVGGSILILSRAIPRIISPEGTNAKGMFLLSILGIIMNGIAVLRLKQGTSLNEKVVSWHLLEDVLGWSAIFVVSIVLMFKDIPILDPILSVLITLFILYNVIKNLKDIFKVFLEGVPIDISIEYIENEISQNIDAISVHHTHIWTLDGEINLMSTHVVVKDDISHKQIIKLKQDIREQMEQNNIQHVTIEIEFESEGCPDRICYKVD from the coding sequence ATGGAATACCATCATGATCACAAAAGTATAAAGAATATAAAAGTAGCATTTATGTTGAATTTTACTTTTACCATCGTAGAGATAATAGGAGGATTGCTCACAAACAGTATGGCGATTTTATCTGATGCCTTGCATGATTTTGGAGATTCTATATCTTTAGGTATTGCTTGGTATTTGGAGAATTTCTCGCGCAAAAAACCGGATCAAAGATATACTTATGGATATGCTCGTTTTTCTCTATTGGCTGCGCTGATAAATAGTTTGGTTTTAGTGGGTGGGTCCATCCTGATCCTTTCAAGGGCGATTCCGAGAATTATCAGTCCTGAAGGCACAAATGCAAAAGGAATGTTTTTGCTTTCAATATTAGGTATTATTATGAACGGAATAGCTGTGCTCCGCTTGAAACAAGGTACATCTCTAAATGAGAAGGTTGTTTCATGGCATCTGCTTGAGGATGTATTAGGGTGGTCTGCTATATTTGTGGTAAGCATTGTTCTGATGTTTAAAGACATTCCTATATTAGATCCCATACTATCTGTTTTGATTACTTTGTTTATATTATATAATGTGATAAAAAATTTAAAAGATATATTCAAAGTGTTTCTAGAAGGAGTTCCAATAGATATTTCTATCGAATATATTGAAAATGAGATTTCCCAAAATATAGACGCGATATCTGTTCATCATACCCATATATGGACTTTGGATGGTGAGATAAACCTTATGAGTACTCATGTGGTAGTAAAGGATGATATTTCTCATAAACAGATTATCAAACTCAAGCAGGATATAAGAGAGCAGATGGAGCAAAATAATATCCAACATGTTACTATAGAGATAGAGTTTGAAAGTGAAGGATGTCCAGATAGGATATGTTATAAGGTAGATTAA
- a CDS encoding RtcB family protein: MFEIRGKYNNAKIFTDKLDQGAIYQIKELCDQEFVKGSIIRIMPDAHAGIGCTIGTTMTIEDKIVPNLVGVDIGCGIETIKLKQKEIDLEKLDQVIHSFIPAGFSVRKKEHEYVKHMDFDSLLCKKHVDIKRARKSIGTLGGGNHFIEINKDKNENLYLVVHSGSRHLGKQVAEYYQRLAYNELSRSFGKDKKIKKQLAYVQDDSFDRYLNDMKLVQRYAVYNRKAIVEEIINRMDLDVQHRFTTIHNYIDLDNMILRKGAISAQKDELILIPINMRDGSLICKGKGNKDWNYSAPHGAGRLMSRREAKRQFSLKQFRKTMEGIYSTTINKSTIDECALAYKPMDEIINNIEDTAEILDIIKPVYNFKG, from the coding sequence ATGTTTGAGATAAGAGGAAAATATAATAATGCCAAGATATTTACTGATAAACTTGATCAAGGTGCTATATATCAGATCAAAGAGCTTTGTGATCAGGAATTTGTAAAGGGCAGCATTATACGGATTATGCCTGATGCACATGCAGGCATTGGTTGTACTATCGGTACGACCATGACAATAGAAGACAAGATTGTGCCTAACCTTGTGGGAGTCGACATAGGGTGTGGGATAGAAACTATAAAGCTCAAACAAAAAGAAATAGACCTTGAAAAGCTAGATCAAGTAATTCACAGCTTTATACCTGCTGGTTTTAGTGTTAGAAAAAAAGAGCATGAATATGTGAAGCACATGGACTTTGACAGTCTTCTATGCAAAAAGCATGTAGATATTAAAAGGGCTAGGAAGAGCATAGGTACATTAGGCGGAGGAAACCATTTTATTGAAATAAATAAAGACAAGAATGAGAATTTGTATTTGGTGGTTCATTCCGGGAGCAGGCATCTAGGTAAACAGGTGGCAGAGTATTATCAGCGATTAGCTTATAATGAATTGTCAAGGTCTTTTGGAAAAGACAAAAAAATAAAAAAACAGCTGGCATATGTCCAGGATGATAGCTTTGATAGATATCTTAATGATATGAAGTTGGTACAACGATATGCTGTATATAACCGTAAAGCAATAGTGGAGGAAATTATAAATAGGATGGATTTGGATGTCCAGCACCGATTTACTACCATACATAATTATATCGATTTAGATAATATGATTTTGAGAAAGGGAGCTATATCTGCCCAAAAGGACGAATTGATTTTGATTCCCATAAACATGAGGGATGGAAGCCTTATATGCAAAGGAAAGGGAAATAAAGATTGGAATTATTCGGCTCCACATGGTGCAGGCAGACTGATGAGCAGAAGAGAGGCTAAAAGGCAGTTTAGCCTTAAACAGTTCAGAAAAACAATGGAAGGTATATATTCTACAACTATTAACAAATCCACAATAGATGAATGCGCCTTGGCTTACAAGCCTATGGATGAAATAATCAACAATATAGAGGATACTGCAGAGATATTGGATATAATTAAGCCAGTTTATAATTTTAAAGGCTAA
- a CDS encoding sensor histidine kinase: MTKLKKMIQAIVKNFRDSSIKVKISIMLIIVAFTPIIIIGFTSYYISRSIVEENTIKSTHYNLELANNEMENELYEIEDISLILLSDYDLQILLDQNTVINNRLAREDRVRSLLDKYVATNAKINSIAILDAEEYLKYHDRRDRLLVLNNFEKIRNSSVFKDVKALGGKPLWVNIGETADDISLIRVINKVGTRQKLGFIMIDIDKSILGNISRTVNTPEDGNIIIKDKTNNIIFSKYDENKNIIDNFLNIKKSAGYEFVNIDGNEYFLIYNTSNYTDWLVGVYLPIDYVFSTSEMIKNITMVVIIISIVISIMWMFVISDFITKPIKEIRSLMGKVERGNLSVRFNSKYNDEFGQLGNSFNKMLSEMRGLIEEIYESQLKIRKNELKSLQMQINPHFLYNTLDTINWMAQNAKQYEIARVSRALANYFRLSLSKGKQVISIGDELRQLENYLIIQKTRYQDLINVEIEAEDEIKSCKIIKLTLQPIVENAIYHGIKEKGSKGNIFITAKLRENSIIFKIKDDGIGMKPEELDELIRSVEMTRTKGFGLSNVNERIKLYFGNQYGISIQSKYGVGTEVTVIIPKIKEGDLDENFDS; this comes from the coding sequence ATGACAAAATTAAAAAAAATGATTCAGGCTATCGTTAAAAATTTCAGGGATTCATCAATAAAAGTAAAGATAAGCATAATGTTGATTATAGTTGCTTTTACGCCGATAATCATAATAGGTTTTACTTCGTACTATATCTCTAGATCCATAGTGGAAGAGAATACCATAAAAAGTACCCATTACAACTTGGAGCTGGCAAATAATGAGATGGAAAATGAATTGTATGAGATAGAAGATATTTCACTTATATTGTTATCAGATTATGATTTGCAAATATTGCTTGATCAAAATACAGTTATAAATAATAGATTGGCAAGAGAAGATAGAGTAAGATCTTTGCTAGATAAATATGTGGCTACCAACGCAAAAATTAACTCTATTGCAATATTAGATGCTGAAGAATATTTAAAATACCATGATAGGAGAGACAGACTACTTGTTTTAAATAATTTCGAAAAAATTAGAAATAGTAGTGTGTTCAAAGACGTAAAAGCCCTTGGAGGGAAGCCTTTATGGGTGAATATAGGTGAAACAGCGGATGATATATCTCTGATAAGGGTGATCAATAAAGTAGGTACCAGACAGAAGTTGGGTTTTATTATGATCGATATAGATAAGTCGATATTAGGGAATATATCAAGGACTGTAAATACACCTGAAGATGGTAATATAATAATTAAAGACAAAACAAATAATATAATTTTTTCAAAATATGATGAAAACAAGAATATAATAGATAATTTTTTAAATATAAAAAAATCCGCTGGATATGAATTTGTGAATATCGATGGAAATGAATACTTCCTTATATACAACACTTCAAATTATACTGATTGGCTTGTGGGAGTTTACCTGCCTATAGACTATGTTTTTTCAACCAGCGAGATGATAAAAAATATCACAATGGTTGTTATTATAATATCTATTGTAATATCTATAATGTGGATGTTTGTAATCTCGGATTTTATTACAAAGCCTATAAAAGAGATCAGAAGTTTGATGGGGAAAGTGGAAAGAGGAAATCTGAGCGTGAGATTTAACAGTAAATATAACGATGAGTTCGGGCAATTGGGAAATAGCTTTAATAAGATGCTATCCGAGATGAGGGGATTGATTGAAGAAATATACGAAAGTCAGTTAAAAATACGCAAGAATGAATTGAAGTCCCTTCAAATGCAGATAAATCCTCATTTTTTATACAATACGTTGGATACCATTAATTGGATGGCACAAAATGCAAAGCAATATGAAATAGCTAGAGTATCCAGAGCGCTGGCTAATTATTTCAGGTTGAGTTTGAGCAAAGGTAAACAAGTGATCAGCATAGGAGATGAGTTGAGGCAGCTGGAGAATTATTTAATAATACAAAAGACCCGATATCAGGACTTGATAAATGTTGAGATTGAGGCAGAGGATGAAATAAAAAGCTGTAAGATCATAAAACTTACACTTCAGCCTATAGTGGAAAATGCCATATACCATGGAATAAAGGAAAAAGGCTCAAAAGGCAATATATTTATTACAGCTAAATTGAGGGAAAACAGTATAATATTCAAGATAAAAGATGATGGAATTGGAATGAAACCAGAAGAACTTGATGAATTGATAAGATCGGTAGAAA